The proteins below come from a single Chitinophaga pinensis DSM 2588 genomic window:
- a CDS encoding RagB/SusD family nutrient uptake outer membrane protein: MIRRFIYITTCLLLISQYGCKKFLNVEPLDRLSGNTFFKTAKDVEDNAWDIYGLFRDVTGSCPLFAMAGEARGGMLAMSPKGDGSDRTFVEYIAKNDLLSVIYRPAGKEFWDIFDLYNMADWKPYYRVIQACNILIYEVDRRQIPDLTEARKKAYKAEATFMRCLSYFIMVRMWGDVVYYTDAYHEAPLPREKMVNVVNNCINELTAVLGDMPWSFTEPAYQGARASKGAAIGLLMELHMWNAGFDKINAQQHYKATADLGDEMIKSGAYSLLPIEESFTIFKGRSRESLFDIVISSNYGEGLAEKWNDLSEFVVHYPYKRPAYNHQYSFTYFRAEYLRRLYPTGVPDARIEMWFDSQMFANDGTFMFLKYNSLYEQGNSDVNVDNNLIVLRYAGAILLRAEALAELGETQTAEAIRMMNMIRLRAKTPVYQGGGGQALKDAIFTERAKELMMEGHYYFDLVRTGRVTNQQWCYYPLTQAQFDNGGWTWPINTGALDNNPYMQLNNYWLR; the protein is encoded by the coding sequence ATGATCCGGAGGTTTATTTATATCACTACCTGTTTACTGCTGATCAGTCAGTACGGGTGCAAAAAGTTCCTGAACGTGGAGCCGCTGGACCGGCTCTCAGGTAATACCTTCTTCAAAACAGCGAAAGATGTGGAAGATAATGCCTGGGACATCTATGGTCTTTTCAGGGATGTAACAGGTTCCTGTCCGCTGTTTGCGATGGCAGGGGAGGCCCGGGGAGGTATGCTGGCCATGTCGCCAAAGGGCGATGGTTCAGACAGAACCTTTGTGGAGTATATCGCGAAGAATGACCTGCTCTCTGTTATTTACAGACCGGCAGGGAAGGAATTCTGGGACATTTTCGACCTGTATAACATGGCGGACTGGAAGCCCTATTATCGCGTTATACAGGCTTGTAATATCCTTATTTACGAAGTAGACAGACGCCAGATACCCGATCTGACAGAAGCCCGTAAAAAGGCTTATAAAGCCGAAGCAACCTTTATGCGTTGTCTGAGCTATTTTATCATGGTGAGAATGTGGGGAGATGTAGTGTACTACACTGACGCCTATCATGAGGCTCCCTTACCCAGGGAGAAAATGGTCAACGTGGTGAATAACTGTATCAATGAACTTACCGCCGTACTGGGCGATATGCCATGGTCATTTACAGAACCGGCCTACCAGGGCGCCAGAGCAAGCAAAGGCGCTGCTATTGGTTTGCTGATGGAGTTACATATGTGGAACGCCGGTTTTGATAAAATCAATGCGCAGCAGCATTACAAGGCTACCGCCGATCTGGGTGATGAGATGATCAAGAGCGGCGCTTATTCACTGCTGCCTATTGAAGAGTCATTCACCATCTTTAAAGGCCGTTCAAGAGAAAGTCTGTTTGATATCGTGATCAGCTCCAACTATGGAGAAGGACTGGCAGAAAAATGGAATGACCTTTCTGAATTTGTTGTGCATTACCCCTATAAACGTCCTGCATACAATCACCAGTATAGTTTTACCTACTTCCGGGCAGAATACCTGCGACGCCTCTATCCGACTGGTGTGCCTGACGCAAGAATAGAAATGTGGTTTGACTCACAGATGTTTGCCAATGACGGCACTTTCATGTTCCTCAAGTATAACAGCCTTTATGAACAGGGTAACTCAGATGTGAATGTGGATAACAACCTCATCGTATTGCGGTACGCAGGCGCTATTCTCCTCAGAGCAGAAGCACTGGCTGAACTGGGCGAAACGCAGACCGCTGAGGCCATCAGGATGATGAATATGATCAGGCTGCGCGCTAAAACACCTGTATATCAGGGTGGCGGCGGACAAGCCCTCAAAGACGCCATCTTCACAGAAAGAGCAAAAGAACTGATGATGGAAGGTCACTACTATTTCGACCTGGTACGTACCGGTCGTGTTACCAACCAGCAATGGTGTTATTATCCGCTTACACAGGCGCAGTTTGATAATGGCGGATGGACCTGGCCTATCAATACCGGCGCGCTGGATAACAACCCTTATATGCAACTGAACAACTATTGGTTAAGATAA